The genomic segment ATTAATTAACAAAACGAACCCCCGTAACTCCCCGATTTCCTTCCTCCGCCCAGGTAAGGTCCACGGCTCCCTCGCCCGCGCCGGCAAAGTGAGGGGCCAGACCCCCAAGGTGAGCGCTGAGGGGGCTCCCCCCGGCTTTAGGGGACCCCCACGGGGCCTGGGGACCCTGCCAGCATTTTGGGGACCACCCCTGACCCCCCGTTTTTTGATCAGGTGGCCAagcaggagaagaagaagaagaagacgGGGCGGGCCAAGCGGCGCATGCAGTACAACCGGCGCTTCGTCAACGTCGTGCCCACCTTCGGCAAGAAGAAGGGCCCCAACGCCAACTCCTGAACCCCAATAAAGGAATTTGGGTCCAATTCCCAGCATTTTGGGgctctctcagcttttcttGGCGCTCTCCTTGCGTTCTTCACGTTTCTTTTAAGTTGTTTATGGAATTTCCAAAGTGTTTTGGGGGTGAAACCGGCCGAGGGGGGTAATCGGGGTCCCCAAGAGCTGACGGGAGGTTAATTAGAGGGAAGCGTTAATTTGCGGAGTGCTAATGAGGAGACGCTGAGGAGAATGAGTCTCTGTGGGGGAGGCGGAAAGAGCCGAGCGCTGCCGGAAATGCCCGAGTGCAGCGGGGGCGGGGCTGAGGGATCGGAGAATGACCGGAAATCCCCGAGTTGTGCCGAGGGACGCGGCGGACGGAGCCGAACGGTGACGGAAATACCCGAATTGTGCCGAGGGGCTCGGAGAGAGCCTGAAACACCCAGCGAGCGGAAGAGGCAGCTGAAAAGCGATCAAGAGATTTAATTGATCGCTCCGAACGCTTCCGAGCGGTGCCGGAAACTGCCGAGACTGAGGGGAGCCGAAgcacccccaaaaccccccgGGGGTTCCCCCTCACGGCCTCACCCGCCAGGGGGCGCCTCACACCCCTCGGCGTCTTTTCCCGCCTTTTCCGCCTCCCTCAGCGCTCGCGCCCCGCCCCCTTCCCGGCATGCCCTGCGCGCTATTTAAGGCCCCGTGAGGGGGCAAAGCGGCCATTTTGTCCCAGCAGCGAGAGTGAGAGGTTGGTTACAATTCTGTTCCGGCCCTGGCGTGAGGGGAGGCTCTGAGGGGGTTTCAAGGGGGTGCGGTGGCCTCAATAAACAATTCCCCTCTCCCCGGGCTGACGGGGAACGGCCCGGAGCCCCCCCTGCGGCGCCGTTCCCTCACGGTGCAGCCGCTCTGCGCGTCCCTGAGGAGTTCCGGGAGGGGTCAGCGCCTTCCCCAGGGGCCTGCTCGGGGATGAATCTCTCACAGACCTGTGCTGATGGCGCGGTGAAGAATTTAGAGTTCTCTGAGGGCTAGTCCTACTCCGCCCTGGGGGTTGGCTGCACCATGATGGTCACATCATAGTCTCTTAACgccttttttgtttcctttttagtATTCATTCCCGAAAAACGATGCTTCTCTCGGAGGTGAGTCTCCCACCAGCCTTTTTGGGTTTAGAAAGGTGGATTTTAGGGCAGATTGGGCAGCAGTGCTGCGGGGATGATCACCCTGAACTCTCTCTTGCTGATGGGTCAGTGGAGAAACTTCTGGAACAAGTTCTGAGTGGCACTGACCCACGAGGGGGGTCCACATCCCTGTGGGAGGATTTAAAATCTTCATGGAATGGATCAGACCCACATGGGGGGGTTAAAACCCAGTTTAACGCCCTTTTGCGGGGGTAAAAACTGGGTTAACCCCTTTTGGGGGGGGCTTAAACCACGTGTAGAGCTCAGATCCGCGCGAGACCCACGGGATTTTAATCCCTCGTGGCACTTAAAGTGTTTCAAAGTGCAAACTTTGTCCCCAAATCgccattttaacccttttttcccttattttcatAGCATGGAATCCTCACCCGCGGGTTCCCCGTGGCCCCTCCCCAGGTGAGCCCACTCTttatgacactttttttttttgttcctgggAAAAACACGGGATTTTCTCTTGGAATTCCCTCCCTCAGGCCACCCCGGGGGTGCAGATTTTGGGGTGTTCTCCCCCGCCAGGGGTGcagattttggggtgtcccctCTTTTCTCGCTGTTCGGTGAGGAGTAACAATGACAAGCATATGGCTGAGGGTCCCTGATGCCACGAGACCGCTGAGAGCAGCAATTCCTGCAATAAATACATCACATAATATATTAATTGTAtgttaattatatataataataagTAAATTATCCGTGTTTTGTAGCGTGGGGGAAACCTCAGCCCGGGGTGACCTTCAGGGCACCCTGAAGTGACCACAATGACCCCAGCTCAGGTCAGTGCCACCCCCTAAACCCCCCCAGAGTGTCCCCCCAAGCCCCCCCAGTCCGAAGCGATGACACCCCGGGCTGGAGGACGCGTCCGATGGCAGCTCCGAGTTACCAAAGCCCTGATcggatttggggagggggctACACCCCCCACCCGCGGGGGTCTGGGCTCCTCCTGAACCCCAAATTTCCTCCACAGCCGCGGGAGCTGGGGATCCCCTGAGGCCTGGTGAGTTCTGGGGgtccctgggctggggtttttgggggtcCCGGGCCCCCCATGAGGAAACCCCCACCCGTCTGACCCCCCCGCCGGGCCCAGGACCTGCAAAGGTGGAACCCCCTGGAGCCCCCGGGGGGAAGAGAGGACGAGCGGTCCCAGCGGGGACGGTCTGAGGGGGCCTCGGAGGGGCTGGTTTGGGGTTCtgggggggattttggggtgtccaGGGCACACAATGACCCCTCCTCTATTTCCATTCCAGGATTCAATCCCCTTCTGCCCCCCGGGGGTCCCGGATGGGGTGAGCCCCTTCCCCCGTGGGGCAGAGCCGGGGGGCCCGAGGCCGGCTCGGGACTTCGGGGGGCACGAGGTAACCCCACTTCTCCTCCTGGGGGTCCTGAGGGGGGGATTGTTCACCCTGGGCGAGGTTTGGGGGTCTTGGGGGGTCCCATGGCTGGTTTTTGGGGGTCTCAGGGGGTCCCACGGCCGGGTTTTGGGGGTCTCAGGGGGNCCTCACGAGCCCCCTCCTCACCCATGCACCCCGGGAAGCTGCACAGCCCGGCCAGGGGGTCCTCGTGAGCCTCCAGCCATAACGAAGCGCTGCGGGGGGGTCCAAGCGTTAAGGGGGGGGCGAATCCCGACATCGGGacccccccaaaaccccccaaaactgCCCCGAACGCCGCCCCTCCCCCACCTCTCCTCAGCCGCCGCCATCGCGTTGCCACGGCAACGCGGGGATTTGCCGCCCGGAAATGACGCATCCCTCCCTCCAGCGCTACAGACCAATGAGCACCGAGATCTTGGTGGCCACGCCCCTTGCCAGGACTCCGCCATTTTTGTAGTTCCGCGGCTTGCGGCGTCGCCACGCACGGTTTACGTACGGATGACGTCACCGCGCCGCGCCTGCGCGCTGCCCCTTTCCGCCTTGGAGACGCCGCGGTGCGGCCGCGCTCGGGGGATTCGGGGGaatttgggggatttgggggggatttgggagTTTTTGAGGGAAATTTGGGGGTTATGGGGGTTTTTGAGGGGGATTTGgatgggaaggggctggggaagggtgaTGAGGCGGGTTGGGAATGGGGGGGCTGCGCTGGGAAGGTTTTGATGAGTCTGGGGGTTCTTGGGTGAGATTGTGAGGGGCTTGGGGGGGTCTTTGAGTTTTCTTGGGGGGTTCAGGGGTTATTTGGGGATCAGAGGGGGCTGAGGCGTTATGGAGGGGTCCTGAGGGGGCTGGGAGGCCTTAAAGGGGGTCAGGATTATTTGGGGGGGGTCCATGAGGGCtttgggaaggatttgggggtcCAGGAGTCCTTGGGGGACCCTCAGGTGTGGGACAGGGAAGGTTTGCGGGGGGAGAACGTAAATCAGGGGGGTTTTACCCCCCCAAAATAGAGACAGGAGGGTCTGGAGACCCCCAAATTCCGCCCGAATTTTCCCGTGGTGGGGGGAGCAGTACCAGCCCCTCCCCCCAAACCCCTGAGGGTCTCCCCTTTATTCGTGGGATGTGGGGACCCCCCCTAACCCCCCCAAATCTCCCCCCAGCCGCCACCATGCAGCTCTTCATCCGCGGCCAGACCCTCCTCACCCTCGAGCTCTCCGGCTCCGAGACCCTCGCCCAGATCAAGGTGAGCCCCCAAATTCGGGCTNNNNNNNNNNNNNNNNNNNNNNNNNNNNNNNNNNNNNNNNNNNNNNNNNNNNNNNNNNNNNNNNNNNNNNNNNNNNNNNNNNNNNNNNNNNNNNNNNNNNNNNNNNNNNNNNNNNNNNNNNNNNNNNNNNNNNNNNNNNNNNNNNNNNNNNNNNNNNNNNNNNNNNNNNNNNNNNNNNNNNNNNNNNNNNNNNNNNNNNNNNNNNNNNNNNNNNNNNNNNNNNNNNNNNNNNNNNNNNNNNNNNNNNNNNNNNNNNNNNNNNNNNNNNNNNNNNNNNNNNNNNNNNNNNNNNNNNNNNNNNNNNNNNNNNNNNNNNNNNNNNNNNNNNNNNNNNNNNNNNNNNNNNNNNNNNNNNNNNNNNNNNNNNNNNNNNNNNNNNNNNNNNNNNNNNNNNNNNNNNNNNNNNNNNNNNNNNNNNNNNNNNNNNNNNNNNNNNNNNNNNNNNNNNNNNNNNNNNNNNNNNNNNNNNNNNNNNNNNNNNNNNNNNNNNNNNNNNNNNNNNNNNNNNNNNNNNNNNNNNNNNNNNNNNNNNNNNNNNNNNNNNNNNNNNNNNNNNNNNNNNNNNNNNNNNNNNNNNNNNNNNNNNNNNNNNNNNNNNNNNNNNNNNNNNNNNNNNNNNNNNNNNNNNNNNNNNNNNNNNNNNNNNNNNNNNNNNNNNNNNNNNNNNNNNNNNNNNNNNNNNNNNNNNNNNNNNNNNNNNNNNNNNNNNNNNNNNNNNNNNNNNNNNNNNNNNNNNNNNNNNNNNNNNNNNNNNNNNNNNNNNNNNNNNNNNNNNNNNNNNNNNNNNNNNNNNNNNNNNNNNNNNNNNNNNNNNNNNNNNNNNNNNNNNNNNNNNNNNNNNNNNNNNNNNNNNNNNNNNNNNNNNNNNNNNNNNNNNNNNNNNNNNNNNNNNNNNNNNNNNNNNNNNNNNNNNNNNNNNNNNNNNNNNNNNNNNNNNNNNNNNNNNNNNNNNNNNNNNNNNNNNNNNNNNNNNNNNNNNNNNNNNNNNNNNNNNNNNNNNNNNNNNNNNNNNNNNNNNNNNNNNNNNNNNNNNNNNNNNNNNNNNNNNNNNNNNNNNNNNNNNNNNNNNNNNNNNNNNNNNNNNNNNNNNNNNNNNNNNNNNNNNNNNNNNNNNNNNNNNNNNNNNNNNNNNNNNNNNNNNNNNNNNNNNNNNNNNNNNNNNNNNNNNNNNNNNNNNNNNNNNNNNNNNNNNNNNNNNNNNNNNNNNNNNNNNNNNNNNNNNNNNNNNNNNNNNNNNNNNNNNNNNNNNNNNNNNNNNNNNNNNNNNNNNNNNNNNNNNNNNNNNNNNNNNNNNNNNNNNNNNNNNNNNNNNNNNNNNNNNNNNNNNNNNNNNNNNNNNNNNNNNNNNNNNNNNNNNNNNNNNNNNNNNNNNNNNNNNNNNNNNNNNNNNNNNNNNNNNNNNNNNNNNNNNNNNNNNNNNNNNNNNNNNNNNNNNNNNNNNNNNNNNNNNNNNNNNNNNNNNNNNNNNNNNNNNNNNNNNNNNNNNNNNNNNNNNNNNNNNNNNNNNNNNNNNNNNNNNNNNNNNNNNNNNNNNNNNNNNNNNNNNNNNNNNNNNNNNNNNNNNNNNNNNNNNNNNNNNNNNNNNNNNNNNNNNNNNNNNNNNNNNNNNNNNNNNNNNNNNNNNNNNNNNNNNNNNNNNNNNNNNNNNNNNNNNNNNNNNNNNNNNNNNNNNNNNNNNNNNNNNNNNNNNNNNNNNNNNNNNNNNNNNNNNNNNNNNNNNNNNNNNNNNNNNNNNNNNNNNNNNNNNNNNNNNNNNNNNNNNNNNNNNNNNNNNNNNNNNNNNNNNNNNNNNNNNNNNNNNNNNNNNNNNNNNNNNNNNNNNNNNNNNNNNNNNNNNNNNNNNNNNNNNNNNNNNNNNNNNNNNNNNNNNNNNNNNNNNNNNNNNNNNNNNNNNNNNNNNNNNNNNNNNNNNNNNNNNNNNNNNNNNNNNNNNNNNNNNNNNNNNNNNNNNNNNNNNNNNNNNNNNNNNNNNNNNNNNNNNNNNNNNNNNNNNNNNNNNNNNNNNNNNNNNNNNNNNNNNNNNNNNNNNNNNNNNNNNNNNNNNNNNNNNNNNNNNNNNNNNNNNNNNNNNNNNNNNNNNNNNNNNNNNNNNNNNNNNNNNNNNNNNNNNNNNNNNNNNNNNNNNNNNNNNNNNNNNNNNNNNNNNNNNNNNNNNNNNNNNNNNNNNNNNNNNNNNNNNNNNNNNNNNNNNNNNNNNNNNNNNNNNNNNNNNNNNNNNNNNNNNNNNNNNNNNNNNNNNNNNNNNNNNNNNNNNNNNNNNNNNNNNNNNNNNNNNNNNNNNNNNNNNNNNNNNNNNNNNNNNNNNNNNNNNNNNNNNNNNNNNNNNNNNNNNNNNNNNNNNNNNNNNNNNNNNNNNNNNNNNNNNNNNNNNNNNNNNNNNNNNNNNNNNNNNNNNNNNNNNNNNNNNNNNNNNNNNNNNNNNNNNNNNNNNNNNNNNNNNNNNNNNNNNNNNNNNNNNNNNNNNNNNNNNNNNNNNNNNNNNNNNNNNNNNNNNNNNNNNNNNNNNNNNNNNNNNNNNNNNNNNNNNNNNNNNNNNNNNNNNNNNNNNNNNNNNNNNNNNNNNNNNNNNNNNNNNNNNNNNNNNNNNNNNNNNNNNNNNNNNNNNNNNNNNNNNNNNNNNNNNNNNNNNNNNNNNNNNNNNNNNNNNNNNNNNNNNNNNNNNNNNNNNNNNNNNNNNNNNNNNNNNNNNNNNNNNNNNNNNNNNNNNNNNNNNNNNNNNNNNNNNNNNNNNNNNNNNNNNNNNNNNNNNNNNNNNNNNNNNNNNNNNNNNNNNNNNNNNNNNNNNNNNNNNNNNNNNNNNNNNNNNNNNNNNNNNNNNNNNNNNNNNNNNNNNNNNNNNNNNNNNNNNNNNNNNNNNNNNNNNNNNNNNNNNNNNNNNNNNNNNNNNNNNNNNNNNNNNNNNNNNNNNNNNNNNNNNNNNNNNNNNNNNNNNNNNNNNNNNNNNNNNNNNNNNNNNNNNNNNNNNNNNNNNNNNNNNNNNNNNNNNNNNNNNNNNNNNNNNNNNNNNNNNNNNNNNNNNNNNNNNNNNNNNNNNNNNNNNNNNNNNNNNNNNNNNNNNNNNNNNNNNNNNNNNNNNNNNNNNNNNNNNNNNNNNNNNNNNNNNNNNNNNNNNNNNNNNNNNNNNNNNNNNNNNNNNNNNNNNNNNNNNNNNNNNNNNNNNNNNNNNNNNNNNNNNNNNNNNNNNNNNNNNNNNNNNNNNNNNNNNNNNNNNNNNNNNNNNNNNNNNNNNNNNNNNNNNNNNNNNNNNNNNNNNNNNNNNNNNNNNNNNNNNNNNNNNNNNNNNNNNNNNNNNNNNNNNNNNNNNNNNNNNNNNNNNNNNNNNNNNNNNNNNNNNNNNNNNNNNNNNNNNNNNNNNNNNNNNNNNNNNNNNNNNNNNNNNNNNNNNNNNNNNNNNNNNNNNNNNNNNNNNNNNNNNNNNNNNGTCCCATGGCCGGGTTTTGGGGGTCTTATGGCTGGGTTTTGGGGGTCCTGGGGTGTTTTGTGCCCCCCCGGGGGTGATGACCTGACGAATCTCGTTcggctgaggctgctgctgaggacacAAGGACTGACCCAGGGGGTCCTGACCCCCTTTTGGGGTCCCCAAATTCTCCCAGGATCCCCCTGACCCCCCCCTTTGCATCCCCCCCCTTGCAGGTGACGTCAACCATCAACACACCTGGAGCCAGGTATGCAAATGAGTGAGTTGTGACCAAACCGGTGACATCATCAGTGACGTCACCACCCACGCAGTGCCCCCCAGTTTTGGTGATGATGTCACTAGCTCACTTTGACCCCCCTGAAAACACCCGAACACCTGAAAAATTGGGGAGGGGGTTCCCTGGGGGGGTCCCGGGGACGAGGGGACCCCCTGACCCCCCTCCCCCCTCTGCTCCCCGCAGGTGCCGCAGGTGTCGGGGGGCTCAGGTGAGTCCGGCGCTTTCGGGGGGGCTTTGGGGGCGTTTTTGGGGTCCCCCCGCCGAGGATGAGGCGATACCGCCCCAGACTGAGCCCTGTGATCGAGTGGTTCCTCCTGAGGCTGGGGGGGACCCCGGGGGGGTCTCTGAGATTTGAGGGGGGTCTTGGGTTGTCAAACAATTTGGGGAGggttttaaaacaatttaaaaaattttatcccctgaaattattttttttttttttttgcagctcttGGATCATCGATGCAAATCAATTTTTCatcaatgcaaataaaaatcgttatttttgttaaaaaccttgagtttgtttttatttggggaggggggaaccCCAGATGGGGTCGGGGTGGGGGGTCCCATTCCCCTGGAGGGGCTCAGTGTCCCTGCCCGGGGACAAAACCCAGCCCAGGACCCCAAATTTTGGgttaaaaaacccaattttGGAACCTTTGAAGGATTTTGGTCCTGCCCAGAtcaccccaaaattccccaaacaGAGAGAAACGCCCCAATATCCCCCCAAACCCGCAATGCGGCCGTGGATATGCAAATTTATGTTTAATTAGGCTAATCAAGCACTGCGAAATAATACTATT from the Parus major isolate Abel unplaced genomic scaffold, Parus_major1.1 Scaffold768, whole genome shotgun sequence genome contains:
- the FAU gene encoding ubiquitin-like protein fubi and ribosomal protein S30, translating into INKTNPRNSPISFLRPGKVHGSLARAGKVRGQTPKVAKQEKKKKKTGRAKRRMQYNRRFVNVVPTFGKKKGPNANS